Proteins from one Bos indicus x Bos taurus breed Angus x Brahman F1 hybrid chromosome 19, Bos_hybrid_MaternalHap_v2.0, whole genome shotgun sequence genomic window:
- the HES7 gene encoding transcription factor HES-7 isoform X1, translating into MVTRDRAENRDGPKMLKPLVEKRRRDRINRSLEELRLLLLERTRDQNLRNPKLEKAEILEFAVGYLRERSRVEPPGVPRSPAQDAEALASCYLSGFRECLLRLAAFAQDASPAARAQLFSALHGYLRPKPPRPEPGEPRPPAPRLPLDPAAPAPGPALHQRPPVHKGPPSPRCARSPSPCSPRAGDSGAPAPLTGLLPPPPPHRQDGAPKAPPPPPPAFWRPWP; encoded by the exons ATGGTCACCCGGGATCGAGCCGAGAATAGGGACGGGCCCAAG ATGCTGAAGCCGCTCGTGGAGAAGCGGCGCCGGGACCGCATCAACCGCAGCCTGGAAGaactgaggctgctgctgctggagcgGACCCGGGACCAG AACCTCCGGAACCCGAAGCTGGAGaaagcagaaatactggagttcGCCGTGGGCTACTTGAGGGAGCGAAGCCGGGTGGAGCCCCCGG GGGTTCCCCGATCCCCAGCCCAGGACGCCGAGGCGCTCGCCAGCTGCTACTTGTCGGGATTCCGCGAGTGCCTGCTCCGCTTGGCGGCCTTCGCGCAAGACGCCAGCCCGGCCGCGCGCGCCCAGCTCTTCTCCGCGCTGCACGGTTACCTGCGCCCCAAGCCGCCCCGGCCGGAACCGGGAGAGCCCAGGCCCCCCGCGCCGCGCCTACCGCTGGACCCCGCCGCCCCAGCGCCCGGCCCCGCGCTCCACCAGCGCCCCCCAGTTCACAAGGGCCCCCCCAGCCCGCGCTGCGCGCGGTCCCCGTCCCCCTGCTCCCCCCGAGCCGGTGATTCCGGCGCGCCGGCCCCCCTCACCGgactgctgccgccgccgccgcctcacaGACAAGACGGGGCGCCCAaggccccgccgcccccgccgcccgctTTCTGGAGACCTTGGCCCTGA
- the HES7 gene encoding transcription factor HES-7 isoform X2 — MVTRDRAENRDGPKMLKPLVEKRRRDRINRSLEELRLLLLERTRDQNLRNPKLEKAEILEFAVGYLRERSRVEPPAQDAEALASCYLSGFRECLLRLAAFAQDASPAARAQLFSALHGYLRPKPPRPEPGEPRPPAPRLPLDPAAPAPGPALHQRPPVHKGPPSPRCARSPSPCSPRAGDSGAPAPLTGLLPPPPPHRQDGAPKAPPPPPPAFWRPWP, encoded by the exons ATGGTCACCCGGGATCGAGCCGAGAATAGGGACGGGCCCAAG ATGCTGAAGCCGCTCGTGGAGAAGCGGCGCCGGGACCGCATCAACCGCAGCCTGGAAGaactgaggctgctgctgctggagcgGACCCGGGACCAG AACCTCCGGAACCCGAAGCTGGAGaaagcagaaatactggagttcGCCGTGGGCTACTTGAGGGAGCGAAGCCGGGTGGAGCCCCCGG CCCAGGACGCCGAGGCGCTCGCCAGCTGCTACTTGTCGGGATTCCGCGAGTGCCTGCTCCGCTTGGCGGCCTTCGCGCAAGACGCCAGCCCGGCCGCGCGCGCCCAGCTCTTCTCCGCGCTGCACGGTTACCTGCGCCCCAAGCCGCCCCGGCCGGAACCGGGAGAGCCCAGGCCCCCCGCGCCGCGCCTACCGCTGGACCCCGCCGCCCCAGCGCCCGGCCCCGCGCTCCACCAGCGCCCCCCAGTTCACAAGGGCCCCCCCAGCCCGCGCTGCGCGCGGTCCCCGTCCCCCTGCTCCCCCCGAGCCGGTGATTCCGGCGCGCCGGCCCCCCTCACCGgactgctgccgccgccgccgcctcacaGACAAGACGGGGCGCCCAaggccccgccgcccccgccgcccgctTTCTGGAGACCTTGGCCCTGA